One segment of Bacteroides caecimuris DNA contains the following:
- a CDS encoding glycoside hydrolase family 76 protein: MKKLLLCVPFLALMFQSCGNIEDEYMYDKGLYTINWEAAADSSSVTIINRFWNETGNYFNYESDGYDEAFHYWPQAHAMDVLIDAYIRTHDAKYKDCFDKWYAGINSKNGGSYWNNFYDDMEWIALTMIRLYEVTDEAKYLDTAKQLWDWIKEGWNEEYCNGGIAWNHGDVWSKNACSNGPASLIACRLYQIEKVEEYKEWAIKIYQWEREHLFNPATGAVYDNIDGRTDNLNTLTLSYNQGTFLGTAHELFKITGEASYLKDARKAAYFGISDGSMIDAGNNLLRDEGNGDGGLFKGIFIRYFVKLILDDNLEPIYQKKFITFFNNNADILWRKGVNKSDLLYGSSWAKGAEGSTQLTIQTSGCTLIEAKAYYEKYKK, from the coding sequence ATGAAAAAACTATTATTATGTGTCCCGTTCCTCGCGCTGATGTTCCAAAGTTGTGGCAACATCGAAGACGAGTATATGTACGACAAGGGACTTTATACAATCAACTGGGAAGCAGCAGCAGACAGTAGCTCGGTCACCATAATTAACCGTTTCTGGAATGAAACGGGCAATTACTTCAACTATGAAAGCGACGGTTATGACGAAGCTTTTCATTACTGGCCGCAAGCGCATGCTATGGACGTATTGATTGATGCCTATATTCGTACTCATGATGCTAAATATAAAGACTGCTTTGACAAGTGGTATGCTGGCATCAATTCCAAGAACGGCGGAAGTTATTGGAATAACTTCTACGATGACATGGAATGGATTGCCCTGACCATGATACGTTTGTATGAAGTCACCGATGAAGCTAAATATCTGGATACAGCCAAGCAACTTTGGGATTGGATTAAGGAAGGTTGGAATGAAGAATACTGCAACGGTGGTATCGCATGGAACCACGGCGATGTATGGAGCAAAAATGCCTGTTCCAACGGTCCTGCCAGCCTCATCGCCTGTCGCTTATATCAAATAGAAAAAGTGGAGGAATACAAAGAATGGGCTATCAAGATTTACCAATGGGAAAGAGAACATCTGTTCAATCCTGCTACAGGAGCTGTCTACGACAATATAGACGGAAGAACGGATAACTTAAATACCCTGACATTAAGTTATAACCAAGGGACATTTCTCGGAACAGCCCACGAACTGTTTAAGATTACAGGAGAAGCATCATATCTGAAAGACGCCCGCAAAGCCGCTTATTTCGGAATCAGTGACGGCAGCATGATTGACGCAGGAAACAATCTTCTCCGAGACGAAGGAAACGGTGATGGCGGACTGTTCAAAGGAATATTCATCCGTTATTTTGTGAAACTCATTTTAGATGATAATTTGGAACCCATTTATCAGAAGAAGTTTATCACCTTCTTCAATAACAATGCGGATATATTATGGAGAAAAGGCGTCAACAAGTCCGACCTTCTCTACGGAAGTAGTTGGGCAAAAGGAGCCGAAGGCAGCACTCAACTGACCATACAGACAAGCGGCTGCACCCTGATAGAAGCAAAAGCTTATTACGAAAAATATAAAAAATAA
- a CDS encoding RagB/SusD family nutrient uptake outer membrane protein: protein MKRYKLLYLVTGFASVLMTGCNDMENTPSNKFTDNSFWNSTEKAQYVVNMAYSQMYNAGRMWQDESLSDNVFDGRNVTDPRAIRKGMGTPSLELFKNEWKDLYGGIKTCHVFLEKVDLVPGMNVAVKARMIAEIRFIRAFIYFRLTNLYGDVPFFDKDITIDESNSIARTPRATIISFIHQELEDIANALPTRDQLQDAEQGKITKGAVSALQARVYLMDSDWDNVIKYCDNLIKKQNEYGTYSLLPTYRSVFEETNEYNQEIILDRAYVPFLLTWGEMSDMAPLSVGARLCNRAPQQSLVDSYLMVDGKAFNENSPLYNPSTPYANRDLRLTATVVYDGYDWSKNVSDGSTGTIIQINPQSNTVDKYEAGSNKTATGYYTRKYYSPQAKGDMNSGVNLSIIRYADILLMYAEAQFEKGNMDATIWNQTILPLRNRAGFTEEAKAYPTEKTEAEMRQIIRNERRCELALEGLRWYDIKRWKAGKEYLEGYVYGANFNNGNPIRLDKRQFDENRDYLWAVPQSQINLNPNLAPNNPGYSN from the coding sequence ATGAAAAGATATAAACTTCTCTATTTAGTGACTGGGTTTGCTTCCGTGCTGATGACCGGTTGCAACGATATGGAAAATACCCCGTCCAACAAATTCACGGACAACAGCTTCTGGAACTCCACAGAGAAAGCACAATACGTAGTTAACATGGCCTACAGCCAAATGTACAATGCCGGAAGAATGTGGCAGGACGAAAGTCTGAGTGACAATGTATTCGACGGAAGAAATGTAACCGACCCGCGTGCCATTCGCAAAGGTATGGGCACTCCTTCTTTAGAACTCTTTAAAAATGAATGGAAGGATCTATACGGTGGTATCAAAACCTGCCATGTATTTCTGGAGAAAGTAGATCTGGTTCCGGGAATGAATGTAGCTGTCAAAGCACGCATGATTGCCGAAATTCGTTTTATCCGTGCCTTTATCTATTTCCGGCTAACTAATCTGTATGGAGATGTGCCATTCTTTGACAAAGATATTACAATTGATGAATCCAACTCCATTGCCCGTACTCCACGTGCTACCATCATCAGCTTCATCCATCAGGAATTAGAAGATATAGCAAACGCACTTCCCACCCGTGACCAACTGCAAGATGCTGAACAAGGCAAAATTACCAAAGGAGCGGTCAGTGCTCTACAGGCGAGAGTCTACCTAATGGACAGTGACTGGGATAACGTTATCAAATATTGCGATAATCTGATAAAGAAACAGAATGAATATGGCACATACAGCCTTCTCCCCACTTATCGTAGTGTTTTTGAAGAGACAAACGAATATAATCAGGAGATTATTCTAGACCGTGCATACGTTCCTTTCCTACTGACATGGGGTGAGATGTCAGATATGGCTCCGCTATCAGTTGGTGCACGTCTTTGTAACCGCGCTCCGCAACAATCGTTAGTAGACAGTTATTTAATGGTAGATGGCAAAGCATTTAATGAAAATAGCCCGTTATACAATCCAAGTACTCCGTATGCCAACCGCGATTTGCGGCTGACCGCCACTGTTGTTTATGACGGTTATGACTGGAGTAAGAATGTTTCGGACGGTAGTACAGGCACTATCATTCAAATCAATCCGCAATCCAACACAGTGGATAAGTATGAAGCCGGAAGTAACAAAACTGCTACCGGATATTACACCCGCAAATACTATAGCCCACAAGCAAAAGGTGATATGAATTCTGGGGTAAATCTTAGCATCATACGTTATGCCGACATTTTGTTAATGTATGCAGAGGCTCAATTTGAGAAAGGAAACATGGATGCTACTATCTGGAATCAGACCATACTCCCACTCCGAAACAGAGCTGGATTCACAGAAGAAGCAAAAGCTTATCCTACCGAAAAGACAGAAGCGGAAATGAGACAAATCATCCGTAACGAACGCCGTTGCGAACTAGCCCTCGAAGGATTGAGATGGTATGATATCAAACGCTGGAAAGCCGGAAAAGAATACCTTGAAGGATATGTCTATGGCGCAAACTTCAACAACGGTAATCCTATCCGACTGGATAAACGTCAGTTCGATGAAAACAGAGATTATTTATGGGCAGTTCCTCAAAGCCAAATCAACCTAAATCCGAATCTAGCCCCTAACAATCCCGGATATTCTAACTAA
- a CDS encoding glycoside hydrolase family 76 protein, whose amino-acid sequence MRIIETVLCAAFLTGCAPKGNSNPNINLERAQQTLDSLYVHYSVPNTCLLRENFPFDEKHKVTYLASEEQANVPNAYSYLWPYSGTFSAVNALFEATQNKEFQKLLDERVLPGLDEYFDTARTPNAYSSYVRTAPVSDRFYDDNVWLGIDFTDTYQLTQNKKYLDKATLIWDFIESGTDSVLGGGIYWCEQKKESKNTCSNAPGSVFALKLFKATNDSSYFKKGKALYEWTKEHLQDSTDYLYFDNIRLDGKIGKAKFAYNSGQMMQSAALLYQLTNNPVYLKEAQSIAKECYNYFFSDFTPVSGEPFKMIKKGDIWFTAVMLRGFIELYHLDKNKTYLDAFNKSLDYAWENARDEKGLFHTDLSGNKKDNKKWLLTQAAMIEMYSRLSAFE is encoded by the coding sequence ATGCGAATTATTGAAACCGTACTGTGTGCTGCTTTCCTCACCGGATGCGCACCAAAGGGGAATAGTAATCCAAACATCAATTTAGAGAGAGCCCAGCAAACGCTGGACTCCCTCTATGTTCACTATTCAGTACCCAACACTTGTCTGCTTCGCGAAAATTTTCCTTTTGACGAGAAGCACAAAGTCACTTATCTGGCATCAGAAGAACAAGCTAACGTGCCAAACGCCTATTCGTATCTCTGGCCTTACTCCGGAACATTCTCCGCAGTAAATGCACTGTTCGAAGCCACTCAAAACAAAGAATTTCAAAAACTACTGGACGAACGGGTATTACCGGGACTTGATGAGTATTTTGACACTGCACGCACTCCCAATGCTTATTCGTCGTATGTGCGTACCGCTCCTGTGTCAGACCGTTTTTATGACGACAATGTATGGTTAGGCATTGATTTTACAGACACTTACCAACTCACCCAAAACAAAAAATATTTGGACAAGGCCACACTTATATGGGATTTTATAGAAAGCGGAACAGATAGTGTGCTCGGAGGCGGAATCTATTGGTGCGAGCAGAAAAAGGAATCGAAGAACACCTGTTCAAATGCTCCTGGTTCTGTTTTTGCACTAAAACTATTCAAAGCAACAAACGACAGCAGTTATTTCAAAAAAGGTAAAGCGTTGTACGAATGGACTAAAGAACATTTGCAAGATAGTACAGATTATCTATATTTCGACAATATTCGTTTGGATGGAAAAATCGGAAAAGCCAAATTCGCTTACAATAGCGGACAAATGATGCAGTCAGCTGCCCTCCTTTACCAACTGACGAACAATCCGGTTTATCTGAAAGAAGCTCAAAGCATTGCCAAAGAATGTTACAACTACTTCTTTTCTGATTTTACACCCGTATCCGGAGAACCATTCAAAATGATAAAGAAAGGAGATATCTGGTTTACTGCCGTAATGCTCAGAGGATTCATCGAACTTTATCATCTTGACAAGAATAAAACATATCTCGATGCCTTTAACAAAAGTCTCGATTATGCTTGGGAGAACGCACGTGATGAAAAAGGACTGTTCCATACAGACCTCAGCGGCAATAAAAAAGACAATAAAAAATGGCTGCTGACACAAGCTGCCATGATAGAGATGTATAGTCGGCTTTCTGCCTTTGAATAA
- a CDS encoding SusC/RagA family TonB-linked outer membrane protein: MTCRKYKLLFFSLAIASLFILAPDINAGQASILNTSQTKNTLVKGTVKDVSGEPLIGVSVSVKGKSGIGTITDINGNFSIQCDANDALVFSYIGYATLEFPVNGKSSLSISMKEDTKVLDEVIVVGYGTTTRKSAVGAVDQVKADMIENRPVANMTQALQGAAPNVIIQQRNHNPNDNKTNFNIRGISTLNDNSPLFVIDGLVADGESFNKLNPMDIENISILKDAGTAAIYGSRSSNGVVVVTTKKGKKNQRPVVRLSGMIGWENPDILFSPVAGYQNATLRNLAETNAGNAPKYTPDQIRDLAAHQNEESWFFDQIMRTAMQQNYNLSVSGGSEHSTYMISMGYYDQESNYVGNDSFGVQRYNFRTSLSTELGRFKLTGILAYARNNSVSTTGGSLEVDAARTPTYYYYKMKSADGRYLLNDILSEFNPLGQLEAGGRNKYRNNYINTNVSAEMKIIDGLKLKGVFGADIMNDTRFTRNHAVAYYSSEEATEPRPIKKENNKTSNWNSNAYLINTQLLLDYNKTFGKHTVNGLVGLTNESYTQSSNEIEKKYVDPDLGIATDETTSEPGNITGKTSVDDSNRTSITSFFGRAGYSYADRYYAEFSFRYDGASKFHKDYRWGFFPSVSLGWRPTEESFMEFYKEKIGDLKLRASYGILGSQAIGTYDRFTVYDVYDNSYAYNNKTVSGAGFKLGLENLTWEKTQTFNIGVDASFLQNSLTVTFDYFHKRTNDILMKPLISSVFGTEMPMANIGKMQNQGWDLSVNYRLKTGAFTHNFNFNLGDSWNKVLEFPGDEQITQVEELSRIIRVGVPLNSYYGYKMAGFFQSYDEIEASAIPVGAKVQPGDIKFVDRNDDGIIDSKDKFILGNAFPRYTFGFTYGLNWKGIDFSMFWQGVGKRDMMLRGELIEPYHANYSYTIYKHQLDFWTPTNTEARWPRLAAPGSDSNRNNYGNGNGSDLFLLDGKYLRLKNLTIGYTLPKEWTKHLGMQKARLYINGQNLLTFSNNSFIDPESSEFDSKMSTSGANSGRSYPTLRYFGFGVDIEF; the protein is encoded by the coding sequence ATGACTTGTAGAAAGTATAAACTTTTGTTTTTCAGTCTCGCTATAGCCTCCTTATTTATTCTGGCGCCCGACATTAATGCCGGACAAGCGAGCATATTGAACACTTCGCAAACGAAGAATACCCTCGTAAAAGGAACGGTAAAAGATGTATCCGGTGAACCTCTCATCGGAGTAAGCGTAAGTGTAAAAGGCAAGTCGGGAATCGGAACAATTACAGACATCAACGGCAACTTCTCCATTCAATGTGACGCCAATGATGCACTAGTTTTTTCGTACATCGGCTATGCTACTCTAGAGTTTCCGGTTAACGGAAAGAGTTCTCTTTCCATTAGCATGAAAGAAGACACGAAAGTCCTCGATGAAGTTATTGTAGTAGGATATGGCACAACAACCCGTAAAAGTGCGGTAGGTGCGGTAGACCAAGTAAAAGCCGACATGATTGAAAACCGTCCGGTGGCAAACATGACTCAGGCATTGCAAGGAGCAGCACCGAACGTTATCATACAGCAACGTAACCACAACCCGAATGATAACAAAACGAATTTCAATATCCGTGGTATCAGTACGCTGAATGACAATAGCCCTCTATTTGTGATAGACGGACTGGTAGCTGACGGTGAAAGCTTCAATAAGCTGAATCCGATGGACATCGAAAACATCTCTATCTTGAAAGATGCAGGAACGGCCGCTATCTACGGTTCACGTTCTTCCAACGGTGTAGTAGTGGTGACCACCAAAAAAGGGAAAAAGAACCAGCGTCCGGTAGTCCGCTTGAGCGGCATGATAGGTTGGGAAAACCCGGACATCCTGTTCTCTCCGGTAGCAGGCTATCAAAACGCAACACTGAGAAATCTTGCAGAAACCAATGCAGGCAATGCTCCCAAGTATACTCCTGACCAAATCCGCGATTTAGCCGCTCATCAGAATGAAGAGAGCTGGTTCTTTGACCAGATTATGCGAACAGCCATGCAACAGAATTATAACCTAAGCGTATCCGGAGGTAGCGAACACTCTACCTACATGATTTCAATGGGTTATTACGATCAGGAAAGCAACTATGTAGGAAACGACTCTTTCGGTGTTCAACGCTACAACTTCCGCACAAGTCTGAGTACTGAGCTCGGACGCTTCAAACTGACCGGAATCCTTGCTTATGCCCGCAACAACAGTGTAAGCACTACCGGAGGAAGCCTGGAAGTAGATGCCGCCCGTACCCCGACCTACTATTACTATAAAATGAAATCAGCAGACGGACGATACCTGCTGAATGATATATTGTCCGAGTTCAACCCGCTGGGACAGTTGGAAGCGGGTGGAAGAAATAAATACCGTAATAACTACATCAACACAAACGTTTCCGCCGAAATGAAGATTATTGACGGATTAAAATTGAAAGGAGTGTTCGGTGCTGACATCATGAACGACACACGTTTTACCAGGAATCATGCAGTGGCTTATTATAGTAGCGAAGAAGCCACAGAACCGCGTCCAATCAAAAAAGAGAACAACAAAACCAGTAACTGGAACAGTAACGCCTATCTTATCAATACTCAACTGCTATTGGATTACAACAAAACATTCGGCAAGCATACGGTCAACGGTCTAGTAGGATTGACCAACGAGTCATACACACAAAGCAGTAACGAAATAGAAAAGAAGTATGTAGACCCCGATTTAGGTATTGCTACTGACGAAACAACCAGTGAGCCGGGAAACATCACAGGAAAAACTTCCGTTGACGACAGTAACCGTACCAGCATAACCTCCTTCTTTGGACGTGCAGGTTATTCGTATGCCGACAGATATTATGCAGAATTCAGTTTTCGCTACGACGGAGCTTCTAAGTTCCACAAGGACTATCGTTGGGGCTTTTTCCCCTCAGTTTCCTTGGGGTGGCGCCCTACAGAAGAATCCTTCATGGAGTTTTATAAAGAAAAGATAGGCGACTTGAAGTTACGAGCCTCTTACGGTATCTTGGGCAGTCAAGCAATCGGTACTTACGACCGTTTTACCGTATATGACGTGTATGACAACAGCTATGCCTACAATAACAAAACTGTATCGGGAGCCGGATTCAAACTGGGACTAGAAAATCTGACTTGGGAAAAAACCCAAACATTCAATATCGGTGTCGATGCCTCTTTCCTACAAAACAGTCTGACTGTCACTTTCGATTACTTCCATAAAAGAACGAATGACATCTTAATGAAACCGCTGATTTCTTCCGTATTCGGTACAGAAATGCCTATGGCAAATATCGGCAAGATGCAAAACCAGGGATGGGATCTATCTGTCAACTATCGATTGAAAACTGGGGCGTTTACTCACAATTTCAACTTTAATTTGGGAGATTCTTGGAACAAGGTATTAGAATTCCCCGGAGACGAACAAATTACCCAAGTGGAAGAGTTAAGCCGTATCATCCGGGTCGGTGTTCCCTTGAACTCTTATTATGGCTATAAGATGGCAGGATTTTTCCAAAGTTACGATGAAATTGAAGCGTCTGCCATACCAGTAGGAGCTAAGGTACAACCCGGAGATATTAAATTTGTAGACCGAAATGACGACGGTATCATCGACTCAAAAGATAAGTTTATTCTTGGTAATGCCTTCCCACGTTATACTTTCGGATTCACCTACGGTCTGAACTGGAAAGGGATCGATTTCAGTATGTTCTGGCAAGGAGTAGGCAAACGTGACATGATGTTGCGTGGTGAATTGATAGAACCATATCACGCCAACTACTCTTATACCATTTATAAACATCAACTGGATTTCTGGACACCAACCAATACCGAGGCCCGCTGGCCAAGATTAGCAGCGCCAGGTTCTGACTCCAACAGAAACAACTACGGCAATGGAAACGGCTCCGACCTCTTCTTGCTAGACGGTAAATACTTGCGGTTGAAAAACCTCACGATTGGTTATACCCTGCCCAAAGAATGGACTAAACATTTGGGAATGCAAAAAGCCCGCTTGTATATAAACGGTCAGAACTTACTGACATTCAGCAACAACTCGTTTATAGACCCGGAATCATCCGAATTTGATTCCAAAATGAGCACAAGCGGTGCCAATAGTGGGCGTTCGTATCCTACTCTGCGTTATTTCGGATTTGGTGTAGACATTGAATTTTAA
- a CDS encoding SusE domain-containing protein yields the protein MKTKITKVVALFTTLAIIFSCTEDMEYRDTAVSPVNQLYEPISGKSVELVASATASLFFEWEAAKAEDSGSPLYEIVFDKEGGNFSNPLYKVLSDNNGARNYATISHKTLNKIGAAAGLNSGETGTIIWTVIASRGLSTAMSNVSHKLTITRMLGFAEVPSQLFLTGEATEGGSDISQAVPCSSPEQETFEIFTRLKGGKSYKLVDKTNDNANYFYIDGNRIVEGEGETTVEKDGIYRITMDFSIASVSIQEVKSVGVFFCPSNKVIFELSYKGNGIFEGEGKVTFKQESWGKDQRYKLLMSYSDKDMYWGTLNDVDSSPNGAGQEDSYYFIKEYGINEGSEPQWNHKWKFDNQFDGSMTKVTVKFNGANYTHFVSLGDGVSPEEPETTPKNLFLTGEASEGGNDISKAMQYNKLGEGIFEIFTRLQGGKTYKMASSQEADAKFFYIEDGEIKSGDGITTVEKDGIYRIKVDFSNKSVITKEIKSMGLWHCWDRNVLLDLPYIGNGVFEGTGTISPSNNSNNDNRYKLLMVYADDSELIWGTKNDTDVVPGANPDPSYFYIMETNDNAEAGQWERKWKFNDGIIGNNTKVRVIFTGENYTHSIEPVN from the coding sequence ATGAAAACAAAAATAACAAAAGTAGTCGCCTTATTCACTACATTGGCAATCATCTTCTCATGTACGGAAGATATGGAATACAGAGATACGGCAGTAAGCCCGGTGAATCAACTTTATGAACCAATCAGCGGAAAAAGTGTAGAACTAGTAGCATCTGCTACCGCTTCCCTGTTCTTCGAATGGGAAGCAGCGAAAGCTGAAGACAGTGGCTCACCGCTCTACGAAATCGTTTTCGACAAAGAAGGGGGAAACTTCTCTAATCCTCTTTACAAAGTATTGTCTGACAACAACGGGGCGCGCAATTACGCGACTATCAGTCATAAAACACTGAATAAAATAGGTGCAGCAGCAGGATTGAACAGTGGAGAGACAGGTACAATTATCTGGACGGTCATCGCATCACGCGGTCTGAGCACGGCAATGAGCAATGTCTCACATAAACTGACGATCACCCGTATGCTCGGATTTGCAGAGGTTCCATCTCAATTATTTCTCACCGGTGAAGCAACCGAAGGGGGAAGTGATATCAGTCAAGCAGTACCTTGTTCCTCACCCGAACAGGAAACATTTGAAATCTTTACCCGTTTGAAAGGAGGAAAAAGCTATAAGCTGGTAGATAAAACCAATGACAACGCAAACTATTTCTACATTGATGGAAATAGAATTGTAGAAGGCGAAGGCGAAACGACAGTAGAAAAAGACGGAATCTATCGCATCACTATGGACTTCTCTATTGCTTCAGTCTCTATTCAGGAAGTAAAATCAGTAGGAGTATTTTTCTGCCCGAGCAACAAGGTTATTTTCGAACTGTCTTACAAAGGTAACGGAATATTTGAAGGAGAAGGCAAAGTAACGTTTAAACAGGAGAGCTGGGGAAAAGACCAACGTTACAAACTGTTGATGTCTTACAGCGATAAAGATATGTATTGGGGAACATTGAATGACGTAGATTCATCTCCGAACGGAGCTGGTCAAGAAGATTCATATTACTTTATCAAAGAATATGGAATCAATGAAGGTAGTGAACCACAATGGAATCACAAATGGAAATTTGACAATCAGTTTGATGGTAGCATGACCAAAGTCACCGTTAAATTCAACGGAGCAAACTATACACATTTTGTATCTCTCGGAGACGGTGTATCTCCTGAAGAACCGGAAACAACTCCTAAAAACTTATTCTTGACAGGTGAAGCCAGTGAAGGGGGAAATGATATCAGTAAAGCCATGCAATACAATAAACTGGGAGAAGGCATATTTGAAATATTCACCCGGCTGCAAGGAGGAAAGACTTATAAGATGGCTTCTTCTCAAGAAGCAGATGCAAAGTTCTTCTATATAGAAGATGGAGAGATTAAAAGTGGAGACGGAATTACCACTGTCGAAAAAGACGGGATTTATCGTATTAAGGTAGATTTCTCCAACAAATCAGTCATTACAAAAGAAATTAAATCAATGGGACTATGGCACTGCTGGGATCGAAATGTCCTTCTTGACTTACCCTATATAGGAAATGGAGTATTTGAGGGAACAGGTACAATAAGTCCTAGTAATAATAGTAATAATGATAATCGTTACAAACTCCTAATGGTATATGCGGACGATAGCGAATTGATTTGGGGCACCAAAAACGACACAGACGTAGTACCAGGAGCAAACCCAGATCCATCCTATTTCTATATCATGGAAACAAATGATAATGCAGAAGCAGGTCAATGGGAGCGTAAATGGAAATTTAATGATGGAATCATAGGAAATAATACAAAAGTTCGTGTTATTTTTACCGGTGAAAATTACACCCATTCTATAGAACCAGTTAATTAA
- a CDS encoding glycoside hydrolase family 125 protein, which yields MTKRNMRLCTLATALLIGSNMNASTFICPKDNTMIAKQAEITGKYKSQRPAKKDRLFTSQAVEAEILRVKKLLTNSKLAWMFENCFPNTLETTVHYRTTDGKPDTFVYTGDIHAMWLRDSGAQVWPYIQLAHKDPELKKMLEGVIRRQFKCINIDPYANAFNDGAKGGDWMTDLTDMKPELHERKWEIDSLCYPLRLAYQYWKETGDASIFDNEWIQAVINILRTFKEQQRKEGVGPYKFQRKTERALDTLNNDGLGAPVNPVGLIVSAFRPSDDATTLQFLVPSNFFAVTSLRKAAEILETVNQKTELATQCSELAQEVETALKQYATYNHPKYGTIYAFEVDGFGNHFLMDDANVPSLLAMPYLGDVDVNDPIYQNTRRFVWSKDNPYFFKGKAGEGIGGPHIGYDMIWPMSIMMKAFTSQDDQEIKECIQMLINTDAGTGFMHESFHKDNPEKFTRAWFAWQNTLFGELILKLVNEGKIDLLNSIQ from the coding sequence ATGACAAAAAGAAACATGCGCCTTTGCACCCTTGCAACTGCCCTGCTAATAGGAAGCAATATGAACGCTTCCACTTTCATTTGTCCTAAGGACAATACCATGATTGCCAAGCAAGCAGAAATTACCGGAAAGTATAAAAGCCAGCGTCCGGCTAAAAAAGACCGTTTATTCACTTCACAGGCAGTAGAAGCTGAAATCCTGAGAGTGAAGAAGCTGCTGACCAACAGCAAACTTGCCTGGATGTTCGAGAACTGCTTTCCTAACACATTGGAAACAACCGTACACTATCGCACCACCGATGGCAAACCGGATACTTTTGTCTATACTGGAGACATCCATGCCATGTGGCTTCGTGATTCGGGAGCTCAAGTGTGGCCATATATCCAGCTAGCTCATAAAGACCCGGAATTAAAGAAAATGCTCGAGGGCGTTATCCGCCGCCAATTCAAATGTATCAATATCGACCCTTACGCAAATGCTTTCAACGATGGAGCTAAAGGAGGCGACTGGATGACAGACCTGACGGACATGAAACCGGAACTGCACGAACGTAAATGGGAGATTGACTCTCTCTGCTATCCCCTCCGCCTGGCTTATCAGTATTGGAAAGAGACGGGAGACGCTAGTATTTTCGATAACGAATGGATTCAAGCCGTCATCAATATCCTGAGAACATTCAAAGAGCAACAGAGAAAAGAGGGAGTAGGTCCTTATAAATTCCAGAGAAAAACGGAACGTGCGCTTGATACGCTGAACAACGACGGGCTGGGCGCTCCGGTAAATCCCGTAGGATTAATCGTTTCGGCTTTCCGTCCTTCCGATGATGCTACCACCCTTCAATTTTTGGTTCCTTCCAACTTCTTTGCAGTTACTTCACTCCGAAAAGCTGCTGAAATCTTAGAGACTGTCAATCAAAAGACCGAATTGGCAACACAATGCAGCGAACTGGCACAGGAAGTGGAAACGGCCCTGAAACAATATGCAACCTATAATCATCCCAAATACGGCACAATCTACGCTTTCGAAGTCGATGGATTCGGAAATCATTTCCTTATGGATGATGCCAATGTACCAAGCCTGCTGGCAATGCCATATTTGGGCGATGTAGATGTGAACGACCCGATCTATCAAAATACCCGCCGCTTTGTATGGAGTAAAGACAATCCTTACTTCTTTAAAGGAAAAGCCGGAGAAGGTATCGGGGGTCCGCATATTGGTTATGATATGATATGGCCCATGAGTATTATGATGAAAGCCTTTACAAGCCAAGATGACCAAGAAATCAAAGAATGCATCCAAATGCTAATAAATACAGATGCAGGCACAGGATTCATGCACGAATCTTTCCATAAAGATAATCCTGAGAAGTTCACACGTGCGTGGTTTGCATGGCAGAATACATTGTTCGGCGAGCTGATACTCAAGCTAGTAAACGAAGGAAAAATTGATTTACTGAATAGTATTCAATAA